In a single window of the Olivibacter sp. SDN3 genome:
- the ftsY gene encoding signal recognition particle-docking protein FtsY codes for MGLFDFFKKKEQTPEVQEALEKGLEKTKEGFFTKITKAVVGKSTVDDDVLDDLEEILVTSDVGVTTTLKIIERIEDRVARDKYVNTSELNGILRDEIQALLAENNSEDFENFEYGKHKPYVIMVVGVNGVGKTTTIGKLAHKLKEADNKVVLGAADTFRAAAVDQIKLWGERVGVRVVAQSMGSDPASVAFDTVQSAVANGEDVAIIDTAGRLHNKLALMNELTKIKNVMKKVVPGAPHEILLVLDASTGQNAIEQCKQFTQATDVNALALTKLDGTAKGGVVIGISDQFKIPVKYIGVGESINDLQLFNKKEFVDSLFK; via the coding sequence ATGGGATTATTTGATTTTTTTAAAAAAAAGGAACAGACCCCCGAAGTTCAGGAAGCTTTAGAAAAAGGTTTAGAAAAAACAAAAGAAGGTTTCTTCACGAAGATCACCAAAGCTGTGGTTGGCAAATCAACAGTAGATGATGACGTGTTAGATGATCTGGAAGAGATATTGGTAACGTCTGATGTTGGTGTTACTACCACGCTGAAAATAATAGAACGCATAGAAGATCGGGTAGCTAGAGACAAGTATGTTAATACGTCTGAACTTAACGGCATCTTACGGGATGAGATTCAGGCATTATTAGCTGAAAATAACAGTGAAGATTTTGAAAACTTTGAATACGGCAAACATAAACCGTACGTAATCATGGTAGTCGGGGTTAATGGCGTAGGTAAAACTACCACCATTGGCAAATTGGCCCATAAATTAAAAGAGGCCGATAACAAGGTAGTGCTCGGAGCAGCAGACACATTCAGGGCCGCAGCTGTTGATCAAATAAAGCTGTGGGGTGAACGGGTTGGTGTAAGAGTGGTTGCTCAATCGATGGGATCAGACCCTGCCTCTGTTGCATTTGACACTGTCCAATCCGCCGTTGCTAACGGTGAAGATGTGGCTATTATTGATACTGCCGGTCGTCTACATAACAAGCTGGCGCTTATGAACGAGCTTACCAAAATAAAAAATGTTATGAAAAAGGTAGTACCAGGTGCTCCACACGAAATATTATTGGTGCTCGACGCTTCTACCGGGCAAAATGCCATTGAGCAGTGTAAACAGTTCACCCAAGCTACCGATGTTAATGCGCTGGCTTTGACAAAGCTGGACGGCACGGCCAAGGGTGGAGTGGTAATAGGTATATCTGATCAATTCAAAATACCTGTAAAGTATATCGGTGTAGGCGAAAGTATAAACGACTTACAACTATTTAATAAAAAAGAATTTGTGGACTCCCTCTTTAAATAG
- a CDS encoding CopD family protein codes for MYLYAKAIHIIFVICWMAGLFYMVRLFIYHTEAKLKSKVAYDVLHEEYQRNERLLWWVIATPSMYLTIIAGAIMLYLNPAWLQQPWMHVKLILVLGLIIYHFICQRILFRLSDETNRWTSIQLRLWNELATVLLFAIVFVVVLKSAVNWIYGVIGLVLFAVILMMAVKLYKRIRERK; via the coding sequence ATGTACTTATACGCAAAAGCCATACATATTATTTTTGTTATCTGTTGGATGGCAGGTCTGTTCTATATGGTAAGGCTTTTTATCTACCATACAGAAGCCAAACTTAAATCGAAGGTAGCCTATGATGTTCTACATGAAGAGTATCAACGTAATGAACGTTTACTCTGGTGGGTAATAGCAACACCTTCTATGTATCTGACGATCATTGCAGGTGCCATCATGCTTTATTTGAATCCGGCATGGTTGCAGCAACCATGGATGCACGTGAAACTGATACTTGTTTTGGGCTTGATCATTTACCATTTCATATGCCAGCGTATCCTATTCAGGTTAAGTGATGAGACTAATCGCTGGACATCTATTCAATTGCGTTTATGGAATGAATTGGCAACGGTCTTACTGTTTGCTATTGTTTTTGTTGTGGTATTGAAGAGCGCTGTCAATTGGATATATGGTGTAATAGGATTGGTATTGTTTGCTGTTATACTGATGATGGCAGTGAAACTGTATAAGCGTATAAGGGAGAGAAAATAA
- the rpmB gene encoding 50S ribosomal protein L28, with the protein MSRICDLTGKAALNGYNVSNSNVKTKRKFYPNLQTKRFFIPEENRWITLKVSTSAIKTINKNGITAVINKFIKKGYV; encoded by the coding sequence ATGTCAAGAATTTGTGATTTAACAGGTAAAGCAGCATTAAACGGATACAACGTTTCTAATTCTAACGTTAAAACCAAGCGTAAATTTTACCCTAACCTTCAAACAAAAAGGTTCTTTATCCCGGAAGAAAACCGTTGGATTACTTTAAAAGTATCTACATCTGCGATCAAAACCATCAACAAAAATGGTATTACAGCAGTGATTAACAAGTTTATCAAAAAAGGATACGTTTAG
- a CDS encoding DUF2723 domain-containing protein, translating into MEISYTKLNNLLGWICCFLASTVFFLTKEPTASFWDCGEFIAAAYKLQIVHQPGAPLFLLIQNLFSNLAFAGTGHIAYWMNTGAALCSGLTILFLFWTITALAKKAMIKNQEIPGVLQTAQIMGSGIVGALAYAFSDTFWFSAVESEVYAMSSLSTALVFWLILKWENHAHEVRSDKWLILVAFIMGLSIGVHLLNLLTIPVIALVIYFRTHEQSSTKGVLKTLGVSFLILAFILWGVIQYLVMAAAQFDFFFVNQLGLGFGSGITVFAMLLIAAIVLSIRYSINKNKPRLNLALICFSFVLFGYSSFAMVVIRAAANPPLNNYAPDNIFSFLEYVARDQYVATPLITGKYFDSKPIAVKNGANIYRKDQDKYTIIGNKPVYEYDRSTLFPRVHSSEAGRSHPQFYRSWLGLTTSEQPTFISNLQFFITYQSGVMFWRYFMWNFVGRQNDESGQLANLTDGNWLSGIKPLDNLRLGGQYALPQSAQNEPSTNHFYFLPLLLGIVGLLWHYKSSKKDMAVVGLLFFFTGLAIVLYLNDTPMQPRERDYVYAGAFYAFTIWIGLSVMAIIKLLKHKLRPKVATIAAVILAFLMAPALMLKEGWDDHDRSHRHTARDLYARNYLESCEPNAILFTIGDNDTFPLWYAQEVENIRPDVRIVNLGYLSSDWYVKQMREQMNASAPLPINIPPEKIDKGIRDYLEYEDYGISQRIEIKDLLEVMLSDHPSDKSTQSGRNFLPTKKMKLAVDKQDVLKNKVVPKAWEDAITDSMEWDFNQDYITRTHLAFFDILVNNKWERPIYFNAMPSSELMGLDKYLVNEGLVLKLMPVAFNQEREADEIPPAGQLSNIDALHDNLMHKYQWANINKLAYLDPITRNIIPQFTSNFNLLSRELLVKNQREKAKQVANKCLDVLPKQILSMNQAVDFYFLSDTLYEVDDTEKANDLVKRNADYVSEQLTYQLAIAQDKKGSHTIDEKSLRLGMGIIHALLENTKKYKQTAIENHIAQQYAKLEKEIAETI; encoded by the coding sequence ATGGAGATCTCCTATACAAAACTCAACAACCTTCTTGGATGGATATGCTGCTTTTTGGCAAGCACCGTATTTTTTTTGACCAAAGAACCCACGGCCAGCTTTTGGGACTGTGGAGAATTTATAGCAGCCGCCTATAAATTGCAAATTGTTCACCAACCCGGCGCACCCTTGTTTCTACTGATTCAGAATTTATTTTCAAACCTCGCTTTTGCCGGCACTGGCCATATTGCTTATTGGATGAATACGGGTGCCGCACTATGTAGTGGTTTAACCATCTTATTCCTATTTTGGACCATTACGGCGCTGGCGAAGAAAGCCATGATAAAAAATCAGGAGATACCTGGCGTACTGCAGACTGCACAGATTATGGGTTCGGGCATCGTAGGTGCTTTAGCCTATGCTTTTTCAGACACCTTTTGGTTTTCCGCCGTTGAAAGTGAAGTATATGCCATGTCGTCCTTATCTACAGCTCTTGTCTTTTGGCTCATTCTCAAATGGGAAAACCACGCCCATGAGGTACGTTCGGATAAATGGTTGATACTAGTTGCCTTCATCATGGGGCTTTCCATCGGCGTGCACCTATTGAATTTGTTGACTATTCCCGTAATAGCGTTGGTCATTTATTTTAGAACCCATGAGCAAAGTTCCACAAAGGGCGTATTAAAAACATTGGGTGTAAGTTTCTTGATATTGGCCTTTATTCTGTGGGGGGTAATTCAATACCTGGTTATGGCAGCGGCACAATTTGATTTCTTTTTTGTTAATCAGCTCGGTTTAGGCTTTGGAAGTGGCATCACCGTTTTCGCCATGCTGCTGATCGCTGCCATTGTGCTGAGCATTCGCTACTCGATAAATAAAAATAAACCGCGATTAAACTTAGCGCTTATCTGTTTCAGTTTTGTGCTTTTTGGCTATAGCTCATTCGCCATGGTAGTTATCCGGGCGGCAGCCAATCCTCCTCTCAATAATTACGCACCGGACAATATTTTTTCCTTTTTAGAATACGTTGCCCGTGATCAATATGTGGCTACTCCATTAATTACGGGCAAATATTTCGATTCTAAACCAATAGCTGTTAAAAACGGCGCAAACATTTACCGGAAAGATCAGGATAAATATACGATCATAGGCAATAAACCGGTATATGAGTACGATCGATCAACACTGTTTCCCCGTGTGCACAGTAGTGAAGCCGGCCGCAGCCACCCGCAATTTTACCGTAGCTGGTTGGGTTTGACAACTTCCGAGCAACCTACCTTTATTAGTAATCTACAGTTCTTCATCACCTATCAGTCCGGGGTCATGTTCTGGCGTTACTTTATGTGGAATTTTGTGGGTCGGCAGAATGATGAAAGTGGTCAACTGGCCAATCTTACAGACGGCAACTGGCTAAGCGGTATAAAACCACTCGACAATTTGCGCTTGGGCGGACAATATGCGCTACCACAATCGGCACAAAACGAGCCATCAACTAACCATTTCTATTTTCTACCGCTACTTTTGGGTATCGTGGGGCTCTTGTGGCACTATAAATCCAGTAAAAAAGATATGGCAGTAGTAGGGCTATTATTTTTCTTTACAGGCCTGGCCATTGTATTGTACTTAAACGACACACCTATGCAGCCACGAGAACGCGATTATGTATATGCAGGTGCTTTCTACGCCTTTACCATCTGGATCGGATTAAGCGTGATGGCTATTATTAAGCTATTAAAACATAAGCTGCGGCCAAAAGTCGCCACTATCGCAGCTGTAATACTTGCCTTCCTTATGGCGCCGGCATTAATGCTCAAAGAAGGATGGGACGATCACGACCGCTCGCATCGGCATACTGCAAGAGATTTATACGCCCGCAACTACCTGGAGTCTTGCGAACCGAATGCCATCCTGTTTACCATAGGCGATAACGACACCTTTCCCCTCTGGTATGCGCAGGAGGTAGAAAATATCCGACCCGATGTCAGGATCGTAAACTTGGGTTATTTAAGCTCCGATTGGTATGTCAAACAGATGCGCGAACAGATGAACGCATCTGCCCCGCTCCCCATAAACATTCCGCCGGAGAAAATTGATAAAGGCATTAGAGATTATCTGGAATATGAAGATTACGGTATCTCACAACGCATTGAGATCAAAGATCTATTGGAGGTGATGTTATCTGATCATCCCAGTGATAAATCCACACAGAGCGGCCGGAATTTTCTGCCGACAAAAAAAATGAAGCTTGCCGTCGACAAACAGGACGTCTTAAAAAATAAAGTCGTTCCGAAAGCATGGGAAGACGCTATCACCGATAGTATGGAATGGGATTTCAATCAAGATTACATTACCCGAACGCATCTAGCCTTTTTTGATATTTTAGTAAACAATAAGTGGGAACGCCCTATCTATTTCAATGCCATGCCATCCAGTGAGTTAATGGGCCTGGATAAATATCTGGTCAATGAAGGACTGGTTTTAAAATTGATGCCGGTAGCCTTTAATCAAGAACGAGAGGCAGATGAAATACCGCCGGCCGGACAACTCAGCAATATCGATGCACTTCATGATAACCTTATGCACAAATATCAATGGGCAAACATTAATAAACTCGCCTATCTGGACCCTATTACCCGAAATATCATTCCCCAATTCACCAGTAATTTTAATCTGCTATCAAGAGAACTTCTAGTAAAAAACCAACGGGAGAAAGCCAAACAAGTAGCCAATAAATGTTTGGATGTGTTACCCAAACAGATCTTATCCATGAATCAGGCGGTAGATTTCTATTTTCTATCAGATACACTGTATGAAGTAGATGATACCGAAAAAGCGAACGATTTGGTTAAGCGGAATGCCGATTATGTCTCGGAGCAACTTACTTACCAACTGGCCATAGCTCAGGATAAAAAGGGAAGCCATACGATAGATGAAAAATCTTTAAGATTAGGTATGGGCATTATACACGCCCTATTGGAAAATACCAAAAAGTACAAACAGACCGCTATAGAAAACCACATTGCTCAGCAATATGCAAAACTGGAAAAGGAAATCGCAGAAACGATTTAA
- the rpmG gene encoding 50S ribosomal protein L33 — translation MAKKGNRVQVILECTEHKESGQPGMSRYITTKNKKNTTERLELKKFNPVLKKVTVHKEIK, via the coding sequence ATGGCTAAAAAAGGTAACAGAGTTCAGGTAATTTTAGAGTGTACCGAACATAAAGAAAGTGGCCAACCGGGCATGTCTCGTTATATCACCACTAAGAATAAGAAAAATACTACAGAACGTTTGGAATTGAAAAAATTCAATCCCGTACTTAAAAAAGTAACCGTTCATAAGGAGATTAAGTAA
- a CDS encoding DUF4295 domain-containing protein, which produces MAKKTVATLKTGKGKDYTKVITAVKSPKTGAYTFKELIAHNDHIKDAVEAAKEIVAENAAQ; this is translated from the coding sequence ATGGCTAAGAAAACCGTTGCAACCCTTAAAACAGGTAAAGGTAAAGATTACACAAAAGTAATTACCGCCGTTAAATCACCAAAAACTGGTGCTTATACGTTCAAAGAATTAATCGCTCACAACGATCATATTAAAGACGCCGTTGAAGCAGCAAAAGAAATTGTTGCAGAAAACGCCGCTCAGTAA
- the bshC gene encoding bacillithiol biosynthesis cysteine-adding enzyme BshC, translating into MKASYINYSDTNSFSETLIAYIANNKKLAPFIGNRPTLDGFKNQIAQKKGKTDRSLLVNNLQEQYREIDEHFSAVNTNIELLADENTFTVTTGHQLNIFTGPLYFIFKIVSTIKLCNELKKHFPEYNFVPIYWMATEDHDFEEINHTELQGETIKWDIPAQAATGRMETLSMARTVKKYKRILGLSHNSDKLATLVEKAYLSNHNTLADATRYLVNGLFGKYGLVILDGDRQQLKKTFAPYIEQDILRQNSYREIVKTTKALEKQGFEAQVHAREINFFYLTDEIRERIVATKEGKFQVLHQNKFFTEEELLKEIHEHPERFSPNVVMRPLYQEVLLPNLCYVGGGAEIVYWLQLKSNFECYKVDYPILLPRNSALISNEHLDYKIFRLNLTFKSIFRDADDLKKEYVRVHSKHRLNLNEEWLEIEEVFERIKERAGKIDPTLKPSTDAIKTRLCKAINNLERKFVKADKLNFDDAISQIDKIKEKFFPNGQLQERTENFGLLYVKYGDELISDLLRYFNPLDMKFTVLY; encoded by the coding sequence GTGAAGGCAAGTTACATCAATTATAGCGACACCAATAGTTTTTCTGAAACCCTTATAGCCTATATAGCAAATAACAAAAAGTTGGCCCCATTTATTGGCAACCGGCCAACCCTAGATGGTTTTAAGAACCAGATCGCTCAAAAAAAGGGAAAAACAGATCGCTCCCTACTAGTAAATAACCTACAGGAGCAATATCGGGAGATTGATGAACATTTCAGTGCTGTAAATACCAATATTGAACTTCTGGCAGACGAAAACACCTTTACCGTCACAACAGGCCATCAACTCAACATCTTTACCGGTCCGCTTTATTTTATCTTTAAAATCGTTAGCACTATAAAACTGTGCAACGAGCTTAAGAAACATTTTCCAGAATATAACTTCGTACCCATCTATTGGATGGCAACCGAAGACCATGATTTTGAAGAAATCAACCATACCGAGTTGCAGGGAGAAACCATTAAATGGGATATACCTGCTCAGGCAGCTACCGGTCGCATGGAAACACTCTCCATGGCGCGTACTGTTAAGAAATACAAAAGAATTTTAGGCCTTTCCCATAATTCGGATAAACTGGCAACGCTAGTCGAAAAAGCCTACCTCTCCAATCATAACACTTTGGCCGATGCCACCCGTTATCTGGTCAACGGCCTATTCGGAAAATACGGTTTGGTGATCCTGGATGGAGATAGGCAACAGCTAAAGAAGACTTTTGCACCTTATATAGAACAAGATATTCTTCGGCAAAACAGCTATCGTGAAATTGTCAAAACAACAAAAGCCTTAGAAAAACAAGGTTTTGAAGCACAGGTGCATGCCAGAGAAATCAACTTCTTCTATCTCACGGATGAAATACGTGAACGGATTGTGGCTACGAAAGAGGGAAAGTTCCAGGTACTTCATCAGAACAAGTTTTTTACCGAAGAAGAACTGTTAAAGGAAATTCATGAGCATCCTGAGCGTTTCAGTCCGAATGTAGTCATGCGTCCACTTTATCAGGAAGTTCTGTTACCAAACCTCTGTTATGTTGGTGGTGGTGCCGAAATTGTGTACTGGTTGCAATTGAAAAGTAATTTTGAATGCTATAAAGTTGATTACCCCATATTATTACCGCGCAATTCGGCCCTGATCTCCAATGAACATCTCGACTATAAAATATTTAGATTAAACCTTACCTTTAAAAGTATTTTCAGAGATGCAGATGATCTAAAAAAAGAATACGTACGTGTTCACTCAAAACACCGGCTTAACCTAAATGAGGAATGGCTGGAAATTGAAGAGGTATTTGAACGGATAAAAGAACGGGCAGGAAAAATTGACCCGACACTTAAACCAAGTACCGATGCTATAAAAACAAGATTATGCAAAGCAATCAATAACCTGGAACGAAAGTTTGTGAAAGCCGATAAACTGAATTTTGACGATGCAATCTCACAGATTGATAAGATTAAAGAAAAATTCTTTCCAAACGGTCAATTGCAGGAAAGGACAGAGAACTTTGGATTACTCTATGTAAAATATGGCGATGAACTTATATCCGATTTACTACGCTATTTTAATCCCTTGGACATGAAATTCACCGTTTTATATTAA
- a CDS encoding MmcQ/YjbR family DNA-binding protein, producing the protein MNIEELRTYCLSKKGVTEGFPFGPDTLVFKVGEKIFLLTGLDSNPLSFNVKCDPEWAIELREQHPHSVLPGYHMNKKHWNTIRVNGELHRQQLEKMVDHSYELVFNSLPKSVKDIL; encoded by the coding sequence ATGAATATCGAAGAACTAAGAACGTATTGCCTAAGCAAAAAAGGGGTTACCGAAGGTTTTCCTTTCGGCCCAGACACCTTGGTTTTCAAAGTAGGAGAAAAAATTTTCTTGCTTACAGGCTTAGATTCGAATCCCCTATCCTTCAATGTCAAATGTGATCCAGAATGGGCCATTGAACTACGTGAACAGCACCCACATAGTGTGTTGCCTGGTTATCATATGAACAAAAAACATTGGAACACTATTCGCGTGAATGGCGAACTCCATCGACAACAGCTCGAAAAAATGGTCGACCACAGTTATGAACTGGTATTCAATAGCCTACCGAAAAGCGTGAAAGACATTCTCTAG
- the rimO gene encoding 30S ribosomal protein S12 methylthiotransferase RimO, whose product MRTKKKTPIQPQKPRVNVITLGCSKNIHDSEVLMGQLKGNNMEVVHEANNIYKDDIVVINTCGFIDNAKQESIDTILQYSALKDEGKLNKVIVTGCLSERYKPELESEIPNVDAYFGTNDLQNLLTTVGADYKYELLGERMLSTPNHYAYFKIAEGCNRPCSFCAIPLMRGKHISKPIEDLVKEAKHLAKNGTKELILIAQDLTYYGLDIYGKRNLADLLRHLSDVEGIEWIRLQYAYPSGFPMDILEVMNERDNICNYLDMPLQHISDSMLKSMRRGTTKQKTIDLVNAIRDKVPDIALRTTLICGYPGETQKDFEEMKVWVENTRFDRLGCFTYSHEEKTHAYALDDNISQEVKESRVEEIMDIQQGISYEINQNKVNKTFKVMIDKLESDYLIGRTEYDSPEVDNEVLISVTENYASVGRFVEVQVNRAEDFDLYGTIVK is encoded by the coding sequence ATGAGGACAAAAAAAAAGACACCAATACAGCCGCAAAAACCACGTGTCAACGTGATTACACTGGGCTGCTCGAAAAACATTCATGATAGCGAAGTGCTCATGGGGCAACTCAAAGGCAACAACATGGAAGTTGTACATGAAGCTAATAACATCTATAAGGACGATATTGTCGTCATAAACACCTGCGGCTTTATAGACAATGCCAAGCAAGAATCAATTGACACCATTTTACAATATAGTGCATTAAAGGATGAAGGCAAACTAAATAAGGTTATTGTTACCGGTTGCCTTTCCGAGCGATATAAGCCCGAGCTTGAATCAGAAATTCCGAACGTAGATGCCTATTTCGGGACAAATGACCTGCAAAACCTGTTAACTACCGTGGGGGCTGATTATAAATATGAGCTCTTGGGCGAAAGGATGCTTAGCACACCCAATCACTATGCTTATTTTAAAATAGCTGAAGGCTGCAATCGGCCCTGTTCTTTCTGTGCAATTCCGCTTATGCGCGGAAAACATATTTCAAAACCTATTGAAGATCTGGTAAAGGAGGCTAAACATTTGGCAAAAAACGGCACAAAAGAACTTATTCTAATTGCACAGGATTTAACTTATTATGGGTTGGATATCTATGGTAAACGTAACCTTGCCGACTTGTTGAGGCACCTTTCGGATGTAGAAGGAATCGAGTGGATCCGATTACAATACGCTTATCCATCAGGTTTTCCGATGGACATATTAGAGGTGATGAACGAAAGGGATAATATCTGTAATTATCTGGACATGCCCTTACAGCATATCTCAGACAGTATGTTGAAATCAATGCGCCGTGGAACCACTAAACAAAAAACTATCGATTTAGTGAATGCCATTCGCGATAAAGTGCCTGATATTGCCTTGAGGACAACCCTTATCTGTGGGTACCCGGGGGAAACGCAAAAAGATTTCGAAGAAATGAAAGTATGGGTAGAAAATACTAGGTTTGACCGCCTGGGCTGCTTCACTTATTCACATGAAGAAAAAACCCATGCCTATGCCCTAGACGACAACATATCGCAAGAAGTAAAGGAAAGCCGGGTAGAAGAAATCATGGACATCCAACAGGGAATTTCATACGAGATCAACCAAAACAAGGTAAACAAAACCTTCAAAGTGATGATTGATAAGTTAGAAAGCGATTACCTTATTGGTCGTACAGAGTATGACTCACCCGAAGTCGATAACGAAGTGCTCATTTCAGTAACAGAAAACTATGCCAGTGTAGGCAGATTTGTAGAAGTACAAGTTAACAGGGCAGAAGATTTTGATCTTTATGGAACAATTGTAAAATAA